The Denticeps clupeoides chromosome 5, fDenClu1.1, whole genome shotgun sequence genome includes a region encoding these proteins:
- the smarcc1a gene encoding SWI/SNF complex subunit SMARCC1 isoform X1, whose product MATAATATGGAGSGAAAAGQGGSGTSVGRKKDGGPSSKFWENSETVSQLETVRQWIGKHYKKYVQTDSPSSKSLAQLVVQLLQFQEDAFGRRVNNPALTKLPAKSFLDFKAGGALCHILGSVYKFKTEQGWRRFDLQNPSRMDRNVEMFMNVEKTLVQNNCLTRPVVYIVSDIELKQANKLKDTIKRHQGTITEDKSKATHIIYPSPTQQEEEEWLRPVMRKDKQVLVHWGYYPDSYDTWVSTSDVDGEVEDPSNSEKPWKVHAKWVLDTDAFNEWMNEEDYEVDEFKKPTSFRQRIFPREEESSRTPDRKDRKSVAGTKKRRRSPSPPSTPAESRKKGGKKGNPGLHWKRRGPRDEDDQEEDLTKDLEDPSPVPGMEEVALPKNVNQKKDSENTPVKGGTVADLDEQEDDSVVSGGKEDEEQGKAEANRLIDSGEDNVTEQTHHIIIPSYAAWFDYNCIHEIERRALPEFFNGKNKSKSPEIYLAYRNFMIDTYRLNPQEYLTSTSCRRNLTGDVCAVMRVHAFLEQWGLINYQVDAESRPLPMGPPPTPHFNVLADTPSGLVPLHHRPPQVPSAQQMLNFPDKIKDKPTDMQNFGLRTDMYSKKNSKSKSGTGTREWTEQETLLLLEALEMYKDDWNKVSEHVGSRTQDECILHFLRLPIEDPYLESSEASLGPLAYQPIPFSQSGNPVMSTVAFLASVVDPRVAAAAARAALEEFSRVREEVPAELVEAHVKKVQEAARTTGKVDPAFGLESSGIAGTAPEEPEKTETTETEKMDTDSDSQHADKAESSEEAEKPSESAERPAEGEKVKSESSETPKREEEEEKEVDAKTAEKDKEEPMETSEESKDGEEEKEEDGRKKLELDVGEGNIATAAAAALASAATKAKHLAAVEERKIKSLVALLVETQMKKLEIKLRHFEELETIMDREKEALELQRQQLLTERQAFHMEQLKYAEMKARQQMEQQAAAAAAAQNPGGHPGGHPGGPPPHGPHGPHGPPPHGPPSHGPPPHGPPPGMHPGHPGPGYLPMHHPMGPHHPPQSGPMGGPGQPMPGRMMPGPPPGGPPQGGMPPMMGPRHPGAPNGMYPGPPPAQPDGMPSAPVGPPATVPPRAAEN is encoded by the exons TACGTACAGACGGACTCTCCGTCCAGCAAGTCTTTGGCTCAGCTGGtggtgcagctgctgcagttcCAGGAGGATGCGTTTGGACGGAGGGTGAACAACCCGGCCCTGACCAAGCTGCCC GCGAAGAGTTTTCTGGATTTTAAGGCAGGTGGTGCGTTGTGTCATATCCTGGGCTCTGTCTACAAGTTCAAGACTGAGCAAGGCTG GCGTAGGTTTGACCTGCAGAATCCATCCAGGATGGACAGGAATGTGGAAATGTTTATGAATGTTGAAAAGACTCTTGTTCAG AATAACTGTCTGACTCGTCCAGTTGTGTACATCGTAAGTGATATCGAACTGAAGCAAGCAAACAAGCTGAAAGACACAATTAAGAGGCATCAG GGAACCATCACTGAGGACAAGTCAAAGGCCACCCACATTATCTACCCCTCCCCAACCCAACAGGAAgaag aagAGTGGCTGCGTCCAGTAATGCGCAAGGACAAACAGGTGTTGGTTCACTGGGGTTATTACCCTGACAG TTATGACACATGGGTCTCTACTAGTGATGTGGACGGAGAAGTGGAGGACCCATCCAACTCTGAAAAGCCATGGAAG GTTCATGCTAAATGGGTCTTGGACACAGATGCCTtcaatgaatggatgaatgaggAAGACTACGAGGTTGATGAGTTCAAGAAACCTACAAGTTTCCGTCAGCGCATCTTCCCACGAGAGGAGGAG TCTTCCCGTACACCCGATCGAAAGGACCGTAAATCTGTGGCGGGAACCAAGAAGAGGAGGCGCTCTCCCTCACCCCCCAGCACCCCAGCAGAGTCCCGTAAGAAGGGAGGCAAAAAAGG AAACCCTGGGCTGCATTGGAAGCGCCGTGGCCCTCGTGATGAGGATGACCAAGAAGAAGATCTCACCAAAGATCTCGAGGACCCGTCACCTGTCCCCGGGATGGAGGAGGTCGCACTGCCCAAGAACG TGAATCAGAAAAAGGACAGTGAAAACACACCTGTAAAGGGAGGGACAGTGGCTGACCTGG ATGAACAGGAAGATGACTCTGTTGTCTCTGGAGGAAAg GAGGATGAGGAACAAGGCAAGGCCGAAGCTAACCGACTGATCGACTCTGGTGAGGACAATGTCACCGAGCAGACACACCACATCATCATTCCCAGCTATGCAGCGTGGTTCGACTACAATTG TATCCATGAGATTGAGCGACGAGCCCTGCCAGAGTTCTTCAATGGCAAGAATAAGTCCAAATCCCCAGAGAT ATATCTTGCCTATCGCAACTTCATGATCGATACCTACCGACTGAACCCTCAGGAGTATCTTACCTCTACCTCCTGCCGCCGGAACCTGACTGGAGACGTGTGCGCAGTCATGAG GGTCCATGCCTTCCTGGAGCAGTGGGGGCTGATCAACTATCAGGTGGATGCAGAGAGCAGACCCCTGCCCATGGGTCCTCCACCAACCccccatttcaatgttttggcTGACACTCCTTCAGGCTTAGTGCCCCTGCATCACCGACCCCCACAG GTCCCCTCTGCTCAACAGATGTTGAACTTCCCAGATAAGATTAAAGACAAGCCCACTGACATGCAGAACTTCGGCCTCCGGACAGACATGTATTCAAAGAAGAATTCCAAG AGCAAGAGTGGCACTGGTACACGTGAATGGACAGAGCAGgagacgctgctgctgctggag GCTCTAGAGATGTACAAAGATGACTGGAATAAGGTATCCGAGCATGTTGGCAGCCGCACGCAGGACGAGTGCATTCTGCATTTCCTGAGGTTGCCGATCGAGGACCCATACCTAGAGAGCTCTGAGGCATCCCTGGGCCCATTGGCCTACCAGCCAATTCCCTTTAGTCAGTCTGGAAACCCTGTTATGAGCACCGTTGCCTTTCTGGCTTCTGTGGTTGACCCCCGAGTGGCGGCTGCTGCAGCCAGAGCAGCTCTGG AGGAGTTCTCTCGTGTTCGTGAAGAGGTGCCTGCAGAGTTGGTGGAGGCCCATGTGAAGAAAGTCCAGGAGGCAGCTCGAACCACAGGGAAGGTGGACCCGGCCTTTGGTCTGGAGAGCAGTGGCATAGCTGGAACTGCACCTGAGGAACCAGAGAAGACAG AGACCACAGAAACGGAGAAAATGGATACAGACTCTGACTCACAACATGCTGACAAG GCTGAGTCCTCAGAGGAGGCTGAGAAACCCAGTGAATCTGCTGAGCGGCCGGCAGAAGGAGAGAAAGTGAAGAGCGAATCGAGCGAGACCCCAAAacgggaagaggaggaggagaaagaagtCGATGCTAAAACAGCTG AGAAAGACAAAGAGGAGCCTATGGAGACCTCAGAGGAGAGTAaggatggagaggaggagaaggaggaggatggCAGGAAAAAGCTGGAGCTGGATGTGGGCGAGGGGAACATTGCCACTGCCGCTGCTGCAGCCCTCGCGTCTGCTGCCACTAAAGCCAAG CACCTGGCTGCAGTAGAGGAGCGGAAGATCAAGTCTCTGGTGGCCCTTCTGGTTGAGACCCagatgaagaagctggaaaTCAAACTGCGCCACTTTGAAGAACTAGAGACCATCATGGACCGTGAGAAAGAAGCA TTGGAACTCCAGAGGCAGCAGTTGCTGACAGAACGGCAGGCCTTCCACATGGAGCAGCTGAAGTACGCAGAGATGAAGGCCCGCCAGCAGATGGAACAGCAGGcggccgccgctgctgctgcacagAATCCTGGCGGACACCCTGGTGGGCATCCAGGAGGACCACCACCTCATGGTCCTCATGGCCCTCATGGGCCCCCACCTCATGGTCCACCATCTCATGGGCCCCCACCACATGGTCCACCACCAGGCATGCACCCAGGACATCCAGGCCCGGGCTACCTACCCATGCACCATCCAATGGGTCCCCACCACCCACCACAGTCAG GACCAATGGGTGGGCCTGGCCAGCCAATGCCTGGGCGTATGATGCCTGGTCCTCCTCCAGGTGGGCCACCGCAAGGTGGCATGCCCCCCATGATGGGACCCAGACACCCTGGTGCTCCCAATGGCATGT ATCCCGGCCCTCCCCCCGCACAGCCTGATGGGATGCCATCCGCCCCCGTAGGACCTCCAGCAACAGTGCCACCCCGTGCTGCTGAGAACTAA
- the smarcc1a gene encoding SWI/SNF complex subunit SMARCC1 isoform X2, which yields MATAATATGGAGSGAAAAGQGGSGTSVGRKKDGGPSSKFWENSETVSQLETVRQWIGKHYKKYVQTDSPSSKSLAQLVVQLLQFQEDAFGRRVNNPALTKLPAKSFLDFKAGGALCHILGSVYKFKTEQGWRRFDLQNPSRMDRNVEMFMNVEKTLVQNNCLTRPVVYIVSDIELKQANKLKDTIKRHQGTITEDKSKATHIIYPSPTQQEEEEWLRPVMRKDKQVLVHWGYYPDSYDTWVSTSDVDGEVEDPSNSEKPWKVHAKWVLDTDAFNEWMNEEDYEVDEFKKPTSFRQRIFPREEEDRKSVAGTKKRRRSPSPPSTPAESRKKGGKKGNPGLHWKRRGPRDEDDQEEDLTKDLEDPSPVPGMEEVALPKNVNQKKDSENTPVKGGTVADLDEQEDDSVVSGGKEDEEQGKAEANRLIDSGEDNVTEQTHHIIIPSYAAWFDYNCIHEIERRALPEFFNGKNKSKSPEIYLAYRNFMIDTYRLNPQEYLTSTSCRRNLTGDVCAVMRVHAFLEQWGLINYQVDAESRPLPMGPPPTPHFNVLADTPSGLVPLHHRPPQVPSAQQMLNFPDKIKDKPTDMQNFGLRTDMYSKKNSKSKSGTGTREWTEQETLLLLEALEMYKDDWNKVSEHVGSRTQDECILHFLRLPIEDPYLESSEASLGPLAYQPIPFSQSGNPVMSTVAFLASVVDPRVAAAAARAALEEFSRVREEVPAELVEAHVKKVQEAARTTGKVDPAFGLESSGIAGTAPEEPEKTETTETEKMDTDSDSQHADKAESSEEAEKPSESAERPAEGEKVKSESSETPKREEEEEKEVDAKTAEKDKEEPMETSEESKDGEEEKEEDGRKKLELDVGEGNIATAAAAALASAATKAKHLAAVEERKIKSLVALLVETQMKKLEIKLRHFEELETIMDREKEALELQRQQLLTERQAFHMEQLKYAEMKARQQMEQQAAAAAAAQNPGGHPGGHPGGPPPHGPHGPHGPPPHGPPSHGPPPHGPPPGMHPGHPGPGYLPMHHPMGPHHPPQSGPMGGPGQPMPGRMMPGPPPGGPPQGGMPPMMGPRHPGAPNGMYPGPPPAQPDGMPSAPVGPPATVPPRAAEN from the exons TACGTACAGACGGACTCTCCGTCCAGCAAGTCTTTGGCTCAGCTGGtggtgcagctgctgcagttcCAGGAGGATGCGTTTGGACGGAGGGTGAACAACCCGGCCCTGACCAAGCTGCCC GCGAAGAGTTTTCTGGATTTTAAGGCAGGTGGTGCGTTGTGTCATATCCTGGGCTCTGTCTACAAGTTCAAGACTGAGCAAGGCTG GCGTAGGTTTGACCTGCAGAATCCATCCAGGATGGACAGGAATGTGGAAATGTTTATGAATGTTGAAAAGACTCTTGTTCAG AATAACTGTCTGACTCGTCCAGTTGTGTACATCGTAAGTGATATCGAACTGAAGCAAGCAAACAAGCTGAAAGACACAATTAAGAGGCATCAG GGAACCATCACTGAGGACAAGTCAAAGGCCACCCACATTATCTACCCCTCCCCAACCCAACAGGAAgaag aagAGTGGCTGCGTCCAGTAATGCGCAAGGACAAACAGGTGTTGGTTCACTGGGGTTATTACCCTGACAG TTATGACACATGGGTCTCTACTAGTGATGTGGACGGAGAAGTGGAGGACCCATCCAACTCTGAAAAGCCATGGAAG GTTCATGCTAAATGGGTCTTGGACACAGATGCCTtcaatgaatggatgaatgaggAAGACTACGAGGTTGATGAGTTCAAGAAACCTACAAGTTTCCGTCAGCGCATCTTCCCACGAGAGGAGGAG GACCGTAAATCTGTGGCGGGAACCAAGAAGAGGAGGCGCTCTCCCTCACCCCCCAGCACCCCAGCAGAGTCCCGTAAGAAGGGAGGCAAAAAAGG AAACCCTGGGCTGCATTGGAAGCGCCGTGGCCCTCGTGATGAGGATGACCAAGAAGAAGATCTCACCAAAGATCTCGAGGACCCGTCACCTGTCCCCGGGATGGAGGAGGTCGCACTGCCCAAGAACG TGAATCAGAAAAAGGACAGTGAAAACACACCTGTAAAGGGAGGGACAGTGGCTGACCTGG ATGAACAGGAAGATGACTCTGTTGTCTCTGGAGGAAAg GAGGATGAGGAACAAGGCAAGGCCGAAGCTAACCGACTGATCGACTCTGGTGAGGACAATGTCACCGAGCAGACACACCACATCATCATTCCCAGCTATGCAGCGTGGTTCGACTACAATTG TATCCATGAGATTGAGCGACGAGCCCTGCCAGAGTTCTTCAATGGCAAGAATAAGTCCAAATCCCCAGAGAT ATATCTTGCCTATCGCAACTTCATGATCGATACCTACCGACTGAACCCTCAGGAGTATCTTACCTCTACCTCCTGCCGCCGGAACCTGACTGGAGACGTGTGCGCAGTCATGAG GGTCCATGCCTTCCTGGAGCAGTGGGGGCTGATCAACTATCAGGTGGATGCAGAGAGCAGACCCCTGCCCATGGGTCCTCCACCAACCccccatttcaatgttttggcTGACACTCCTTCAGGCTTAGTGCCCCTGCATCACCGACCCCCACAG GTCCCCTCTGCTCAACAGATGTTGAACTTCCCAGATAAGATTAAAGACAAGCCCACTGACATGCAGAACTTCGGCCTCCGGACAGACATGTATTCAAAGAAGAATTCCAAG AGCAAGAGTGGCACTGGTACACGTGAATGGACAGAGCAGgagacgctgctgctgctggag GCTCTAGAGATGTACAAAGATGACTGGAATAAGGTATCCGAGCATGTTGGCAGCCGCACGCAGGACGAGTGCATTCTGCATTTCCTGAGGTTGCCGATCGAGGACCCATACCTAGAGAGCTCTGAGGCATCCCTGGGCCCATTGGCCTACCAGCCAATTCCCTTTAGTCAGTCTGGAAACCCTGTTATGAGCACCGTTGCCTTTCTGGCTTCTGTGGTTGACCCCCGAGTGGCGGCTGCTGCAGCCAGAGCAGCTCTGG AGGAGTTCTCTCGTGTTCGTGAAGAGGTGCCTGCAGAGTTGGTGGAGGCCCATGTGAAGAAAGTCCAGGAGGCAGCTCGAACCACAGGGAAGGTGGACCCGGCCTTTGGTCTGGAGAGCAGTGGCATAGCTGGAACTGCACCTGAGGAACCAGAGAAGACAG AGACCACAGAAACGGAGAAAATGGATACAGACTCTGACTCACAACATGCTGACAAG GCTGAGTCCTCAGAGGAGGCTGAGAAACCCAGTGAATCTGCTGAGCGGCCGGCAGAAGGAGAGAAAGTGAAGAGCGAATCGAGCGAGACCCCAAAacgggaagaggaggaggagaaagaagtCGATGCTAAAACAGCTG AGAAAGACAAAGAGGAGCCTATGGAGACCTCAGAGGAGAGTAaggatggagaggaggagaaggaggaggatggCAGGAAAAAGCTGGAGCTGGATGTGGGCGAGGGGAACATTGCCACTGCCGCTGCTGCAGCCCTCGCGTCTGCTGCCACTAAAGCCAAG CACCTGGCTGCAGTAGAGGAGCGGAAGATCAAGTCTCTGGTGGCCCTTCTGGTTGAGACCCagatgaagaagctggaaaTCAAACTGCGCCACTTTGAAGAACTAGAGACCATCATGGACCGTGAGAAAGAAGCA TTGGAACTCCAGAGGCAGCAGTTGCTGACAGAACGGCAGGCCTTCCACATGGAGCAGCTGAAGTACGCAGAGATGAAGGCCCGCCAGCAGATGGAACAGCAGGcggccgccgctgctgctgcacagAATCCTGGCGGACACCCTGGTGGGCATCCAGGAGGACCACCACCTCATGGTCCTCATGGCCCTCATGGGCCCCCACCTCATGGTCCACCATCTCATGGGCCCCCACCACATGGTCCACCACCAGGCATGCACCCAGGACATCCAGGCCCGGGCTACCTACCCATGCACCATCCAATGGGTCCCCACCACCCACCACAGTCAG GACCAATGGGTGGGCCTGGCCAGCCAATGCCTGGGCGTATGATGCCTGGTCCTCCTCCAGGTGGGCCACCGCAAGGTGGCATGCCCCCCATGATGGGACCCAGACACCCTGGTGCTCCCAATGGCATGT ATCCCGGCCCTCCCCCCGCACAGCCTGATGGGATGCCATCCGCCCCCGTAGGACCTCCAGCAACAGTGCCACCCCGTGCTGCTGAGAACTAA
- the smarcc1a gene encoding SWI/SNF complex subunit SMARCC1 isoform X3 — translation MATAATATGGAGSGAAAAGQGGSGTSVGRKKDGGPSSKFWENSETVSQLETVRQWIGKHYKKYVQTDSPSSKSLAQLVVQLLQFQEDAFGRRVNNPALTKLPAKSFLDFKAGGALCHILGSVYKFKTEQGWRRFDLQNPSRMDRNVEMFMNVEKTLVQNNCLTRPVVYIVSDIELKQANKLKDTIKRHQGTITEDKSKATHIIYPSPTQQEEEEWLRPVMRKDKQVLVHWGYYPDSYDTWVSTSDVDGEVEDPSNSEKPWKVHAKWVLDTDAFNEWMNEEDYEVDEFKKPTSFRQRIFPREEESSRTPDRKDRKSVAGTKKRRRSPSPPSTPAESRKKGGKKGNPGLHWKRRGPRDEDDQEEDLTKDLEDPSPVPGMEEVALPKNDEQEDDSVVSGGKEDEEQGKAEANRLIDSGEDNVTEQTHHIIIPSYAAWFDYNCIHEIERRALPEFFNGKNKSKSPEIYLAYRNFMIDTYRLNPQEYLTSTSCRRNLTGDVCAVMRVHAFLEQWGLINYQVDAESRPLPMGPPPTPHFNVLADTPSGLVPLHHRPPQVPSAQQMLNFPDKIKDKPTDMQNFGLRTDMYSKKNSKSKSGTGTREWTEQETLLLLEALEMYKDDWNKVSEHVGSRTQDECILHFLRLPIEDPYLESSEASLGPLAYQPIPFSQSGNPVMSTVAFLASVVDPRVAAAAARAALEEFSRVREEVPAELVEAHVKKVQEAARTTGKVDPAFGLESSGIAGTAPEEPEKTETTETEKMDTDSDSQHADKAESSEEAEKPSESAERPAEGEKVKSESSETPKREEEEEKEVDAKTAEKDKEEPMETSEESKDGEEEKEEDGRKKLELDVGEGNIATAAAAALASAATKAKHLAAVEERKIKSLVALLVETQMKKLEIKLRHFEELETIMDREKEALELQRQQLLTERQAFHMEQLKYAEMKARQQMEQQAAAAAAAQNPGGHPGGHPGGPPPHGPHGPHGPPPHGPPSHGPPPHGPPPGMHPGHPGPGYLPMHHPMGPHHPPQSGPMGGPGQPMPGRMMPGPPPGGPPQGGMPPMMGPRHPGAPNGMYPGPPPAQPDGMPSAPVGPPATVPPRAAEN, via the exons TACGTACAGACGGACTCTCCGTCCAGCAAGTCTTTGGCTCAGCTGGtggtgcagctgctgcagttcCAGGAGGATGCGTTTGGACGGAGGGTGAACAACCCGGCCCTGACCAAGCTGCCC GCGAAGAGTTTTCTGGATTTTAAGGCAGGTGGTGCGTTGTGTCATATCCTGGGCTCTGTCTACAAGTTCAAGACTGAGCAAGGCTG GCGTAGGTTTGACCTGCAGAATCCATCCAGGATGGACAGGAATGTGGAAATGTTTATGAATGTTGAAAAGACTCTTGTTCAG AATAACTGTCTGACTCGTCCAGTTGTGTACATCGTAAGTGATATCGAACTGAAGCAAGCAAACAAGCTGAAAGACACAATTAAGAGGCATCAG GGAACCATCACTGAGGACAAGTCAAAGGCCACCCACATTATCTACCCCTCCCCAACCCAACAGGAAgaag aagAGTGGCTGCGTCCAGTAATGCGCAAGGACAAACAGGTGTTGGTTCACTGGGGTTATTACCCTGACAG TTATGACACATGGGTCTCTACTAGTGATGTGGACGGAGAAGTGGAGGACCCATCCAACTCTGAAAAGCCATGGAAG GTTCATGCTAAATGGGTCTTGGACACAGATGCCTtcaatgaatggatgaatgaggAAGACTACGAGGTTGATGAGTTCAAGAAACCTACAAGTTTCCGTCAGCGCATCTTCCCACGAGAGGAGGAG TCTTCCCGTACACCCGATCGAAAGGACCGTAAATCTGTGGCGGGAACCAAGAAGAGGAGGCGCTCTCCCTCACCCCCCAGCACCCCAGCAGAGTCCCGTAAGAAGGGAGGCAAAAAAGG AAACCCTGGGCTGCATTGGAAGCGCCGTGGCCCTCGTGATGAGGATGACCAAGAAGAAGATCTCACCAAAGATCTCGAGGACCCGTCACCTGTCCCCGGGATGGAGGAGGTCGCACTGCCCAAGAACG ATGAACAGGAAGATGACTCTGTTGTCTCTGGAGGAAAg GAGGATGAGGAACAAGGCAAGGCCGAAGCTAACCGACTGATCGACTCTGGTGAGGACAATGTCACCGAGCAGACACACCACATCATCATTCCCAGCTATGCAGCGTGGTTCGACTACAATTG TATCCATGAGATTGAGCGACGAGCCCTGCCAGAGTTCTTCAATGGCAAGAATAAGTCCAAATCCCCAGAGAT ATATCTTGCCTATCGCAACTTCATGATCGATACCTACCGACTGAACCCTCAGGAGTATCTTACCTCTACCTCCTGCCGCCGGAACCTGACTGGAGACGTGTGCGCAGTCATGAG GGTCCATGCCTTCCTGGAGCAGTGGGGGCTGATCAACTATCAGGTGGATGCAGAGAGCAGACCCCTGCCCATGGGTCCTCCACCAACCccccatttcaatgttttggcTGACACTCCTTCAGGCTTAGTGCCCCTGCATCACCGACCCCCACAG GTCCCCTCTGCTCAACAGATGTTGAACTTCCCAGATAAGATTAAAGACAAGCCCACTGACATGCAGAACTTCGGCCTCCGGACAGACATGTATTCAAAGAAGAATTCCAAG AGCAAGAGTGGCACTGGTACACGTGAATGGACAGAGCAGgagacgctgctgctgctggag GCTCTAGAGATGTACAAAGATGACTGGAATAAGGTATCCGAGCATGTTGGCAGCCGCACGCAGGACGAGTGCATTCTGCATTTCCTGAGGTTGCCGATCGAGGACCCATACCTAGAGAGCTCTGAGGCATCCCTGGGCCCATTGGCCTACCAGCCAATTCCCTTTAGTCAGTCTGGAAACCCTGTTATGAGCACCGTTGCCTTTCTGGCTTCTGTGGTTGACCCCCGAGTGGCGGCTGCTGCAGCCAGAGCAGCTCTGG AGGAGTTCTCTCGTGTTCGTGAAGAGGTGCCTGCAGAGTTGGTGGAGGCCCATGTGAAGAAAGTCCAGGAGGCAGCTCGAACCACAGGGAAGGTGGACCCGGCCTTTGGTCTGGAGAGCAGTGGCATAGCTGGAACTGCACCTGAGGAACCAGAGAAGACAG AGACCACAGAAACGGAGAAAATGGATACAGACTCTGACTCACAACATGCTGACAAG GCTGAGTCCTCAGAGGAGGCTGAGAAACCCAGTGAATCTGCTGAGCGGCCGGCAGAAGGAGAGAAAGTGAAGAGCGAATCGAGCGAGACCCCAAAacgggaagaggaggaggagaaagaagtCGATGCTAAAACAGCTG AGAAAGACAAAGAGGAGCCTATGGAGACCTCAGAGGAGAGTAaggatggagaggaggagaaggaggaggatggCAGGAAAAAGCTGGAGCTGGATGTGGGCGAGGGGAACATTGCCACTGCCGCTGCTGCAGCCCTCGCGTCTGCTGCCACTAAAGCCAAG CACCTGGCTGCAGTAGAGGAGCGGAAGATCAAGTCTCTGGTGGCCCTTCTGGTTGAGACCCagatgaagaagctggaaaTCAAACTGCGCCACTTTGAAGAACTAGAGACCATCATGGACCGTGAGAAAGAAGCA TTGGAACTCCAGAGGCAGCAGTTGCTGACAGAACGGCAGGCCTTCCACATGGAGCAGCTGAAGTACGCAGAGATGAAGGCCCGCCAGCAGATGGAACAGCAGGcggccgccgctgctgctgcacagAATCCTGGCGGACACCCTGGTGGGCATCCAGGAGGACCACCACCTCATGGTCCTCATGGCCCTCATGGGCCCCCACCTCATGGTCCACCATCTCATGGGCCCCCACCACATGGTCCACCACCAGGCATGCACCCAGGACATCCAGGCCCGGGCTACCTACCCATGCACCATCCAATGGGTCCCCACCACCCACCACAGTCAG GACCAATGGGTGGGCCTGGCCAGCCAATGCCTGGGCGTATGATGCCTGGTCCTCCTCCAGGTGGGCCACCGCAAGGTGGCATGCCCCCCATGATGGGACCCAGACACCCTGGTGCTCCCAATGGCATGT ATCCCGGCCCTCCCCCCGCACAGCCTGATGGGATGCCATCCGCCCCCGTAGGACCTCCAGCAACAGTGCCACCCCGTGCTGCTGAGAACTAA